The sequence TCTGGGGTCATCGAGCCACACGAGTCTGAAGTTCTCGATTTTGACACTGGAGTCTTGGTAAGGGGTGTCAGGGCACGCTCTGGTGTGGAGTATGCATCTGAAGGCTTTGACTTTACAGGTGTGATTGAGGCATTCTGAATAATGGTTATTCTTTGCTTTGGAACGCCACAGTTGGGGATAACAGCTGTGCTAGTGTAAGAGAATGAATTTTCTAAAGTGGGGCTGGTAATTTCCAGAGTAGCTGTGCTGTGCCCATGGTCTGGGGTTACTTTTATGTGAAGAGGTTGGCCTTGTTTCTGAGTAAGCACCATTTCGCCCGGTTGCACCAGATTTCCATTCTGTTTGGTTACAGCTTTTCTATCTTGTGCGCAAGTTTCCTTGCTCTTCATCCATGGCATCCATGACTTCTTATTATTGACGCTATTTACAGTTAATGAGTTGTAATTTACTTGCAAGGATTGATCATCTTGAGAATTATAATCGGCTTCTTCACTCTCTGTGCATATCTTTCCATTCACAACTGCTTTTTCTAAAGGAATAAGACTTCCATAATCAGGTGGTTCGCTGTCCAATGCTTCAGTCTGGATCTCTTTTGAGCAGAGTTGTAATTCCCCAAATCGCCGGCCATTCATGCCTGGCCGAAGGCTCTTGCTGAACCGCCTGTACCTCTCCAGTTCTTTGGTAAGATTTTCAGTTTCCCTTGATAGTTCTTTGTTTCGGTTTTCCTGTTGAGTCAGCTTTTTTTGCAGTGATGTCTGCTCCGCTTTGAAATGACACAATAAGTCCTCTGTTGCCATATATTCATGGATTTTGTCTTTGAGGGCTTCCACTTCTCTTGTTAGATGGCTAGATTTTGCCTGTTCCTCACTGAGTCTGTCAAACAGTATTTGTTCGTGGGTTGATTCAGCCTTTTCGGCAAGCTTGTATCCAGCCAATTCCTCCTTCATAGCCTCCAGCTCACCTGACAATAATTTCAGCTCCTGTTGTTCATTGTAATATCTGTGCTCCAGTGAGTCATAGTCATCCTCAGTCTTCATGAGATCATCTTCTACAACCCGCATCTCTTTTAATTTGCGCTTCAGCCTTTCAACCTCCTGAGTTAATTCTCTCACTTTATTGTCATCCTGCTGTAAATGTTTCGGAGATTTGCCAGATTCTTgctttcctttgttcttgaggTATTCCTTCTCAATTGCTTCAAGGGACTGGAGTCTCTTCTTCAGCAGGTTGGACTTGGATGAAAGGTCATTTCCTCGCTCCTCCTCTGTTTTCAGCTTCTTTTTAAGCTCGTCTCTTTCCTTGGTCAAGCTGTATGTTTTCTCTTCCAATTCAGCCTTGGACTTCAATGCCTTTTTACTCTCCTCTATTAGTTTTTCTGTCACCACAGTAACTTTATTTTCCTCGATTTGAAGCTGGGCATTTGCATTTTGAAATTTATCCTCCATCTGTCTCATCTTCTCTGCCATATGTTTCCTTTCATCGACCAGCATCACGGTTAACGTTTTAAGCTTGCTTAGATCCTCCTTCATGGCCAATTCCGTTTTCTCCAGTTTGTTTTCGATTGCTTCAAGCTCCCGAACTCTCACTTTTAAGTTTTCCAATTCGTTTTCTAATTTCTTGGTTAGGTTCTTCTCTTTTTCCAGATTACATTTGAGCACATAACATTCCTGTTTACTTTTGCTGAAGGCATCCTCTAATTTTTCCAGTTCCATTATTCTCCTCTTTAATTTCTCCACCTCGGATTTTAGGTTCCTGCTGTGCCCTTCTTCCTTCTCTATTTTTCGATTGAGATCCCTGCACTGGTCCTCCATTTTGATGAGCTCTTCGTCCTTTCCCTCCATTTCCAGCACGCGCTTCCGCAGGTCTTCCACCTCTGCCATCAAGCTGGAATTCCCGCATTCCCCACGGTTGATTTTTTCCCTCAAATCCTGCAGTTCCTCTTCTGCTTTTTTCAACGATTTATTGGTCTCCTCCAGTTCGTCTATCTGGCGGCTGAGTGTGGCGAGTTTTAAGCGGAGCTGTCGGTTCTGGCTCTCTTCGTTGGTCAGTTTGGCCATCGTCGTCTCCTGTTCCTGATAAAATCTACTGGCTTGTGCTTGCAGTTCAACCTCCAGAGCGAACACTTTATTCTCTTCTTCTGTTGCCCTTTCCTCGGAGGCTGTTAGTTTCTCCTGAGCTTGCTGTGCGGTGACTGACAGCACTTGGAGTTTTTGACTCTGTTGGTTAAGCTGCTCTGAAAGCCGTTGCTGTTCATCCACCAGTATCAGTGCAAATGATTTCAGTTTGGTCAGCTCTTCCTTTAGCTTCGTAATTTTTTTGACATTTTCTTGATCCTTTTTCACCTGGTAGGCCTTTTCTTGGTCAATTAACTTTTTCAATCTAAAAGGggcaaaagaagcagagataAGACAAAAAGCAACTTGACTCAAAGGAGAGTAAATGGTCTATTTGTTGAATcacttttttttctattcattcttgggatatgggcgtcgctggctaagccaccatttattgcccatccttagttgcctttgaactgagtggcttgctaggccatttcaaagccaaccatattgctgtgggtctggattcacataggccgtgttagaatgtaaccggtgacaactttgtattggatgcaatgtgaccaatggtagcaagctgtaagggtcagctgacctagtaaaccatggaaccaatgacagaatgatgtaatagttAGCTGACTCTCTATAAaaacctgtttggaattgtgcggagcttggagtggcccagggcgaagccccaagtttggagtgatgaagtttctttattaaaccctttctttgatttataagttgcagtaagttttgttatattttattgtctgcattttaagagttccttctgaggtgacaggccagaccaagtaaggacggcagatttccttccctaaaggacattagtgatccggTTTTTATGAcaaatgacaatcgacaatggtttcatggtcatcattagacttttaaaatttcagatttttattgaatttaaatttcaccattagaactcaagtccccagagcatcatcctggttactagtccagtgacaataccactacaccactgctctTTCCTCAATTAATGTACAGTTTTCTTTTAAACACTTGAGAAAAATCGTTCAGCATAACTAATTTTTGAGTGCTCAACGTGTAAACTTTAACAACACAAAGCTGTAGAtaatggaaacctgaaataaaaacagaaactgttggAGACACAGCAACCCAATCAGGATCTGTGGAAAGAACAGATGAGCATGTTTCCGATATTCTGTCGAACCTTCTGTTCTTTTCGCAGAGGTAATCTGATCTGCTAAATGTTTTCAGAAATTTGTGCCTTTTATTTATACCTCAATGCCTGGTTGTTTTCCaaaattatttttgttaataatgTTGGCCAAAAAGTGGTTAAATGTACTATAAATGTAGACATAGAAGTTGATCTCTGAAACCTCAAGAAAAGCCCTATAAAATGAGTTGTATGTTGAGTATAAGGGTGAAATGTCAGCCTCGGTGTGGGGTGTTGTTATTTTGAAATGTGGAAAAAAAACCACACTGGTACAGATCGAGTATTCTTTATCCATAAATCCGAACATCAAACACATCTAAATACACACTTTCTTTGAACCTTGTTGAGTTTTAACATGGGAAGTCTAGGTGTTTGTCTGCACTGCTTACCTTGCCATTTTTGCGGTAAGGATGTCAAAAATAGACTTTCAGATACCCTGTATTTATTTTTCAGTACCACGTTTTACTTTTCTAGCCGTTCtatttgtcatgatgtggagatgccggcgttgaactggggtgggcacagtcagaagttccacagcaccagattaaagtccaacaggtttatttggtaagctcacctgacgaaggagcagcgctccaaaagctcatgataccaaataaaggtggtgaactttaacctggtattgtgagacttcttactatgcccattcTATTTGCTTCAGACTATAGCTGGCCTAGACTTTATTAACTTCTATAAAATGGAGATTACATTAACAAGGGCAATATGTATCTATGTAGGGTCTTTAATGTAGAATAACGACCCTCGGCATTTCACAGgaatattatcaaacaaaatttgacactgagtctCAGGATATATTTGGAGAGAAGACCAAAAGTTTGTCAAAAAGGTAGCCTTTGAGAAATGTGACAAAGGAGAAAAGCGAGGTAGAGTTGTATAGATAGGGACTTCcggagttgaaagtttatttataaagtttatttttatgagtgtcacaggtaggcttacattaacactgcaatgaagttattgtgaaaattccctagttgccacactaggACAGTTAGGCTCGCTGTTTGTAGAAGGCAGCGATTACTGCTTCAGTGGGCCTTTCAAAGGAAGCTGAGAGGGGGAAGAGGCCAGGGGAAGTTGTTAAGAGGGAGAGAAGGCTGGGATTGTGCCAGGAGTAGGAAAGAGGTTGAACACTGCAGCATTGGTGTTTTTGAGGGTGGAGAAAAGAAAGGAAGCATGATGATGGTCAGGGGGAAGAGGGCAAAAGGAGGGGGGAATGTGGAAGTGGAAGTGATAGACTCGGCCCAGAGCAGCAACTGCCACTTAAGAGTcatcgtcatagaggtttacagcatggaaacaggccctttggcccaacctgtccatacctcccagtttttaaccactaagttagtcccaattgtccacgtttggcccatatccctctgtacccatcttacccatgtaactgtctaaatgctttttaaaagacaaaattgtacccgcctctaccactacctctggcagcttgttccagacactcaccaccctctgattttgtgaaggggaggtcatgtctcattaaTTGTTCAATGAAAACTGAACCATTGCACCAATTTAGCACTATGTCTATAATCAGTGACACATATGTCGCTCCAGATCGGTGCATAGCAATCATAATACTGAATGAATATTGTCCATTGGATCAATTACTGTATTGGCCATTTGACCTATTTTCCCTATTTAAGCGAATTTCTTAACTAAGCATGCACGACTTTAATTAAAAATTTAATTAAAAATTCTTGCATCTCACTAAAGCAACAATTTTAACCTTTATTGAGTTATCTTTGTAGCTGTTTAAATGAGAAATTATTTTTTAATATGTGGAATATTCTAAGACAAAAAttcagtgggctgaattttaccatccggcccgccacaggaatcgtagcgggcgggacacagaccattcaaacgtccgttgatctcgggcgggatcttccagctttggggcgagcatggctggaaaatcccacccagtgtctgAATATAAAATGATGCATCACAAGTAAACAGTGTCATGTTGATTTTTTAGTCATGTTATTTCATATATTATGTCAGTTTATACTGGATGGAGAATGCAGTCAAAGCACGGTTAGTTTTCTAAAAATTCATGC is a genomic window of Mustelus asterias chromosome 17, sMusAst1.hap1.1, whole genome shotgun sequence containing:
- the filip1l gene encoding filamin A-interacting protein 1-like isoform X1; this encodes MRSRSNSLESSSKNKRLHQRARPRHRNSERDESLSGAIKMNNERERVCTGETGTVLRNHKTRTSSKKHEDLSRDDLLFLLSILEGELEARDEVITVLKAEKIDLALLEAQYGFVMPKKVLQALQRDTIQAKADSLQEDIYEKPMVELDKLVEKQKETHRRMLEQLLLVERSHRQTVDELEDEKKKHVDYMEKSDEFTNLLEQERERLKKLIDQEKAYQVKKDQENVKKITKLKEELTKLKSFALILVDEQQRLSEQLNQQSQKLQVLSVTAQQAQEKLTASEERATEEENKVFALEVELQAQASRFYQEQETTMAKLTNEESQNRQLRLKLATLSRQIDELEETNKSLKKAEEELQDLREKINRGECGNSSLMAEVEDLRKRVLEMEGKDEELIKMEDQCRDLNRKIEKEEGHSRNLKSEVEKLKRRIMELEKLEDAFSKSKQECYVLKCNLEKEKNLTKKLENELENLKVRVRELEAIENKLEKTELAMKEDLSKLKTLTVMLVDERKHMAEKMRQMEDKFQNANAQLQIEENKVTVVTEKLIEESKKALKSKAELEEKTYSLTKERDELKKKLKTEEERGNDLSSKSNLLKKRLQSLEAIEKEYLKNKGKQESGKSPKHLQQDDNKVRELTQEVERLKRKLKEMRVVEDDLMKTEDDYDSLEHRYYNEQQELKLLSGELEAMKEELAGYKLAEKAESTHEQILFDRLSEEQAKSSHLTREVEALKDKIHEYMATEDLLCHFKAEQTSLQKKLTQQENRNKELSRETENLTKELERYRRFSKSLRPGMNGRRFGELQLCSKEIQTEALDSEPPDYGSLIPLEKAVVNGKICTESEEADYNSQDDQSLQVNYNSLTVNSVNNKKSWMPWMKSKETCAQDRKAVTKQNGNLVQPGEMVLTQKQGQPLHIKVTPDHGHSTATLEITSPTLENSFSYTSTAVIPNCGVPKQRITIIQNASITPVKSKPSDAYSTPERALTPLTKTPVSKSRTSDSCGSMTPERTMSPIQIVAVTASSPERALSPEPTEFATAHTIFRVSPEKIQGRQLQKSNTSPNVITTEDNKIHIHLGNPHIQTATPVSRSMNPCSSIQEIRTPTITNGTPNKSTNKITSSITITPTTTPAPRHSQITVAQGRAVRRSFPTRIPKPRSSTVKLFRTPERLISKSELQSETQPVRKQATNVTSNFNMQATFGKM
- the filip1l gene encoding filamin A-interacting protein 1-like isoform X3, whose protein sequence is MAKLTNEESQNRQLRLKLATLSRQIDELEETNKSLKKAEEELQDLREKINRGECGNSSLMAEVEDLRKRVLEMEGKDEELIKMEDQCRDLNRKIEKEEGHSRNLKSEVEKLKRRIMELEKLEDAFSKSKQECYVLKCNLEKEKNLTKKLENELENLKVRVRELEAIENKLEKTELAMKEDLSKLKTLTVMLVDERKHMAEKMRQMEDKFQNANAQLQIEENKVTVVTEKLIEESKKALKSKAELEEKTYSLTKERDELKKKLKTEEERGNDLSSKSNLLKKRLQSLEAIEKEYLKNKGKQESGKSPKHLQQDDNKVRELTQEVERLKRKLKEMRVVEDDLMKTEDDYDSLEHRYYNEQQELKLLSGELEAMKEELAGYKLAEKAESTHEQILFDRLSEEQAKSSHLTREVEALKDKIHEYMATEDLLCHFKAEQTSLQKKLTQQENRNKELSRETENLTKELERYRRFSKSLRPGMNGRRFGELQLCSKEIQTEALDSEPPDYGSLIPLEKAVVNGKICTESEEADYNSQDDQSLQVNYNSLTVNSVNNKKSWMPWMKSKETCAQDRKAVTKQNGNLVQPGEMVLTQKQGQPLHIKVTPDHGHSTATLEITSPTLENSFSYTSTAVIPNCGVPKQRITIIQNASITPVKSKPSDAYSTPERALTPLTKTPVSKSRTSDSCGSMTPERTMSPIQIVAVTASSPERALSPEPTEFATAHTIFRVSPEKIQGRQLQKSNTSPNVITTEDNKIHIHLGNPHIQTATPVSRSMNPCSSIQEIRTPTITNGTPNKSTNKITSSITITPTTTPAPRHSQITVAQGRAVRRSFPTRIPKPRSSTVKLFRTPERLISKSELQSETQPVRKQATNVTSNFNMQATFGKM
- the filip1l gene encoding filamin A-interacting protein 1-like isoform X2; amino-acid sequence: MRSRSNSLESSSKNKRLHQRARPRHRNSERDESLSGAIKMNNERERVCTGETGTVLRNHKTRTSSKKHEDLSRDDLLFLLSILEGELEARDEVITVLKAEKIDLALLEAQYGFVMPKKVLQALQRDTIQAKADSLQEDIYEKPMVELDKLVEKQKETHRRMLEQLLLVERSHRQTVDELEDEKKKHVDYMEKSDEFTNLLEQERERLKKLIDQEKAYQVKKDQENVKKITKLKEELTKLKSFALILVDEQQRLSEQLNQQSQKLQVLSVTAQQAQEKLTASEERATEEENKVFALEVELQAQASRFYQEQETTMAKLTNEESQNRQLRLKLATLSRQIDELEETNKSLKKAEEELQDLREKINRGECGNSSLMAEVEDLRKRVLEMEGKDEELIKMEDQCRDLNRKIEKEEGHSRNLKSEVEKLKRRIMELEKLEDAFSKSKQECYVLKCNLEKEKNLTKKLENELENLKVRVRELEAIENKLEKTELAMKEDLSKLKTLTVMLVDERKHMAEKMRQMEDKFQNANAQLQIEENKVTVVTEKLIEESKKALKSKAELEEKTYSLTKERDELKKKLKTEEERGNDLSSKSNLLKKRLQSLEAIEKEYLKNKGKQESGKSPKHLQQDDNKVRELTQEVERLKRKLKEMRVVEDDLMKTEDDYDSLEHRYYNEQQELKLLSGELEAMKEELAGYKLAEKAESTHEQILFDRLSEEQAKSSHLTREVEALKDKIHEYMATEDLLCHFKAEQTSLQKKLTQQENRNKELSRETENLTKELERYRRFSKSLRPGMNGRRFGELQLCSKEIQTEALDSEPPDYGSLIPLEKAVVNGKICTESEEADYNSQDDQSLQVNYNSLTVNSVNNKKSWMPWMKSKETCAQDRKAVTKQNGNLVQPGEMVLTQKQGQPLHIKVTPDHGHSTATLEITSPTLENSFSYTSTAVIPNCGVPKQRITIIQNASITPVKSKPSDAYSTPERALTPLTKTPVSKSRTSDSCGSMTPERTMSPIQIVAVTASSPERALSPEPTEFATAHTIFRVSPEKIQGRQLQKSNTSPNVITTEDNKIHIHLGNPHIQTATPVSRSMNPCSSIQEIRTPTITNGTPNKSTNKITSSITITPTTTPAPRHSQITD